Proteins from one Psilocybe cubensis strain MGC-MH-2018 chromosome 11, whole genome shotgun sequence genomic window:
- a CDS encoding UPF0187 protein (UPF0187 protein alr2987), whose protein sequence is MARTIWFHVPNAPPAEGMSEQEAAARSLVEKKSAINLLEAFAVAIKHYLRGEDGIYYQDLYYLVKFLPAYALPAGLPASPTDKSVFSEDISLPSPQTPAPNSFSSPISENAYPNGLTAANPGRQPTITIAPMPSVLHQRNTNTATSPTSLPPPVSIGPAGKRSSYYSGGVTSPVSTYLQKEKERIILSQHDESYLMPAHMPPKYSVFDIFPFSLLVKWLTEKGKDVKGKKGARIRAKLRNEAISHNLPLELSLYLSSYIASLQNRKICDVPTTNTLLFSLNQLVDSLTGLERILTTPIPFSYSIHLWVVTLLYCLALIWSTLKWITIPGTTVISFIFFGFLVAGEEIENPFGYDKNDLNLDHFTHNIIRNELRAVTSTPPPDPTRWAFVPENNLLFSNNTDERVSPDEWISRGPNAMQRNLSHF, encoded by the exons ATGGCACGTACCATTTGGTTCCATGTTCCCA ATGCACCACCTGCGGAAGGAATGAGTGAACAGGAGGCTGCGGCCAGGTCTTTAGTGGAGAAAAAGTCGGCTATCAACCTTCTCGAGGCATTTGCGGTGGCTATCAAGCATTATTTGAGAGGAGAAGATGGGATTTACTATCA GGATTTGTACTACCTCGTCAAATTCCTACCGGCATACGCTTTGCCAGCTGGTTTACCAGCGTCCCCCACCGACAAGTCCGTATTCAGCGAAGATAtttctttgccatctccCCAGACCCCAGCTCCCAACTCTTTCAGTAGCCCAATATCTGAGAATGCGTATCCAAATGGCTTGACCGCAGCTAATCCGGGGAGGCAACCTACGATTACCATTGCCCCTATGCCATCGGTTCTTCACCAACGCAATACAAACACTGCTACGTCCCCGACTTCTCTACCGCCTCCTGTGTCAATTGGTCCTGCTGGGAAGAGGTCTTCATACTACAGCGGCGGTGTGACATCCCCGGTGTCGACCTATCTccagaaagagaaggagcgAATAATTTTGTCACAGCACGATGAAAGCTACCTGATGCCCGCACATATGCCTCCTAAATACAGCGTCTTCGATATTTTCCCATTCTCCCTTCTTGTAAAATGGCTTACAGAGAAAGGCAAGGACGTTAAAGGGAAGAAAGGTGCCCGGATTCGAGCAAAACTACGCAACGAAGCTATATCGCACAACTTGCCTCTAGAACTGTCGCTATATTTG AGCTCTTATATTGCCTCACTTCAAAACCGTAAAATATGTGACGTCCCAACTACCA ACACCCTGTTATTTTCCTTGAATCAACTGGTGGATAGTCTCACTGGATTGGAGCGTATTCTGACCACGCCAATCCCATTCTC TTACTCCATACATCTTTGGGTTGTCACTTTGCTATACTGCCTTGCTTTA ATTTGGTCCACACTGAAATGGATCACAATCCCTGGCACTACCGTCATT AGCTTCATATTTTTCGGCTTTCTTGTCGCtggtgaagaaattgaaa ACCCTTTCGGATACGATAAAAATGACCTGAACCTCGACCATTTCACACATAATATCATTC GAAACGAACTGAGAGCAGTGACTTCGACTCCACCTCCCGATCCTACAAGATGGGCATTTGTCCCAGAAAATAaccttcttttctccaatAACACGGATGAACGTGTCTCTCCTGACGAATGGATCTCCCGCGGCCCTAATGCCATGCAAAGGAACCTCAGTCATTTTTAG
- a CDS encoding Putative glycine--tRNA ligase — protein sequence MTTSVNKTVHPFDKGRLEALLNRRFFYAPAFEIYGGVAGLYDYGPPGSSLQANIIAEWRKHFIIEEHMLELDTTIMTPAPVFETSGHVARFADWMVKDTKTGDVLRADHLVKNVLEARLAGDKEARGQAAAPPTDDKKKKKKAAKGAAVKLADEVAAEYETILAQLDNYSGADLGELCRKHDLRNPDTDNEVGEPQLFNLMFASSIGPTGQHPGYLRPETAQGHFLNFSRLLEFNNGRVPFASAQIGRSFRNEISPRAGLLRVREFTMAEIEHYVDPDDKKHERFGEVRDVKLVLLDRHIQESGKNTTTEMTVGEAVDKGIIANETLGYFVARIHQFLVKIGINPQRLRFRQHMANEMAHYATDCWDAEIHNSTGWTECVGCADRAAYDLTVHSNKTGHPLVVRQALKEPIVTEKEVPEWNKKALGKTYKQDAGVIQKIVDSMDQEGLVKLKGQLAQGKAVITSSEGKEFEVTPEVLTIELKTLKQSIREFTPNVIEPSFGLGRILYTLLEHSFWSREKDVERGVLSLPPVVAPTKVLIVPLSAREEFDPLVKEVSSKLRKAGVFSRVDDSNTSIGKRYARNDELGTPFGVTLDFASVQNRTMTLRERDTMDQRIGSIDEVIAVVTDLVFGNITWEEACTRLPAYDGVQAIE from the exons ATGACCACCTCAGTCAACAAAACGGTACACCCCTTCGATAAGGGTCGGCTTGAAGCCTTACTGAACCGTAGATTCTTCTATGCTCCCGCTTTTGAGATCTACGGAG GTGTTGCTGGTCTATACGACTATGGTCCCCCCGGCTCTTCTCTTCAGGCAAACATCATCGCGGAATGGAGGAAACATTTCATTATCGAAGAACATATGTTGGAATTGGATACCACAATTATGACCCCTGCCCCCGTTTTCGAAACCTCCGGCCACGTAGCTAGATTCGCGGATTGGATGGTCAAGGACACAAAAACTGGCGATGTTCTCCGCGCCGATCATCTTGTCAAAAACGTGCTCGAAGCTCGCTTAGCTGGTGACAAGGAAGCGCGTGGCCAGGCTGCTGCTCCCCCCACGGacgacaagaagaagaaaaagaaggctgCAAAGGGTGCTGCGGTCAAGCTAGCTGATGAAGTTGCGGCAGAGTATGAGACTATTCTCGCTCAG CTCGATAACTACTCTGGTGCCGATCTCGGTGAACTCTGCAGAAAACACGACCTGCGAAATCCAGACACGGACAATGAAGTCGGAGAGCCTCAGCTGTTCAACCTTATGTTCGCGAGCAGCATTGGACCCACTGGCCAACATCCCGG TTACCTTCGCCCTGAGACCGCTCAGGGGCATTTCCTCAACTTCTCGCGCCTGCTGGAATTCAACAACGGCCGTGTACCCTTTGCCTCTGCCCAGATTGGACGCTCGTTCCGAAATGAAATCTCACCACGCGCAGGTCTGCTCCGTGTCCGCGAGTTCACGATGGCGGAGATCGAGCATTACGTGGACCCTGACGATAAGAAGCACGAGCGATTTGGTGAAGTGCGCGACGTTAAGCTTGTCCTGCTGGATCGACACATCCAGGAATCGGGCAAGAACACTACCACTGAGATGACTGTCGGAGAGGCTGTCGATAAGGGTATCATCGCAAATGAAACCCTCGGCTACTTTGTTGCTAGAATCCACCAGTTCCTCGTCAAGATCGGCATCAATCCACAGAGGCTTCGGTTTAGGCAGCACATGGCAAACGAGATGGCCCATTACGCGACTGACTGCTGGGACGCGGAAATCCACAACTCTACTGGCTGGACCGAATGTGTGGGTTGCGCCGATCGTGCTGCCTACGATTTGACTGTCCACAGCAACAAAACTGGCCATCCTTTGGTTGTCCGTCAAGCTTTGAAGGAGCCAATTGTTACTGAGAAGGAGGTGCCCGAGTGGAATAAGAAGGCGCTTGGGAAGACATACAAACAGGACGCTGGCGTCATTCAGAAGATTGTAGACTCAATGGATCAGGAGGGGCTGGTCAAATTGAAAGGGCAGCTCGCTCAAGG AAAAGCCGTTATCACATCCTCGGAAGGAAAGGAGTTTGAAGTTACTCCTGAGGTGCTCACCATCGAGTTGAAGACACTAAAACAGTCAA TACGCGAATTTACCCCTAATGTTATTGAACCTTCCTTTGGTCTGGGTCGCATTCTGTATACTTTACTCGAGCATAGTTTCTGGAGCAGAGAGAAAGACGTTGAACGTGGT GTACTGTCACTCCCGCCCGTAGTTGCGCCCACCAAGGTTCTCATCGTGCCCTTGAGTGCCCGAGAGGAGTTTGACCCGTTGGTCAAGGAAGTTT CTTCGAAACTGCGCAAGGCAGGTGTATTTTCGCGCGTTGATGACTCGAATACATCCATCGGTAAACGATATGCCCGCAATGATGAGCTCGGTACGCCGTTTGGGGTCACGCTGGACTTTGCTT CCGTGCAAAACAGAACAATGACACTGCG CGAGCGAGATACGATGGACCAGAGAATAGGATCCATCGACGAAGTCATTGCGGTTGTCACGGACCTCGTCTTTGGGAATATTACATGGGAGGAGGCCTGTACACGTCTGCCGGCGTATGATGGTGTCCAAGCCATCGAGTAG
- a CDS encoding Ubiquitin-like protein — MAQVATGPELTPRQSSRNLPSMAVNNDRPELKEEVVKALETYKKKDSPKVVVRFRGVGNAPIMKQNVYKIIATNRFQAVIQFLRKELGWQKGEPLFLYINSTFSPAPDDTVLNLFKSFSTEGYLIVNYSTTPAWG; from the exons ATGGCCCAAGTGGCCACAGGTCCTGAACTTACTCCCAGACAAAGTTCTCGGAATCTTCCTTCAATGGCGGTAAACAACGATAGGCCTGAgttgaaggaggaggtggtgaaAGCTCTCGAGACctacaaaaagaaagattCGCCCAAGG TTGTTGTCAGATTTAGAGGCGTTGGAAATGCACCTATAATGAAGCAAAATGTCTACAAGATCATTGCAACCAACCGATTTCAGGCTGTTATACAGTTTTTGAGGAAGGAGTTGGGTTGGCAGAAAGGTGAACCTTTG TTCTTGTATATCAATTCCACCTTTTCGCCTGCTCCCGATGATACCGTGCTTAACCTTTTTAAG TCTTTCTCCACCGAGGGATATCTCATCGTGAATTACAG CACGACGCCAGCTTGGGGATAA
- a CDS encoding Acetylesterase, translating into MGAESDLVPKTSNDTQDCDKAKSTIYQRTKTWSGFSALRYLFIFGDSYSDVGYSTFRTRVPSPSAAQPLGIEFPGITYNEEGLPNWVGHLISKYRPAPRFDASVDTANQDPEYIRSPLLVYDYAIGGQTVEGVRSQVENIFLQSDLMSTVSEDAWNASNSIFITWIGINDCGSFVRSNTQTAIGNLFATQQKLYDVGARNFLFIDVPPIHRSPAIPKQEENESASYYQVWNTTLRTAIDEFSRNHDDASVFLFSSYEIFENVLDKPKDFGIKPKEVRKAGGQVWVDYLHPTSKVHDILASSLANFLGQI; encoded by the exons ATGGGAGCCGAGTCCGACCTGGTTCCAAAAACTTCCAATGATACCCAGGATTGTGATAAGGCAAAATCAACGATATACCAGAGGACAAAAACGTGGAGTGGTTTCTCTGCTCTGCGGTATTTGTTCATATT CGGTGACTCCTACAGTGAcgttggatattcaacatTTCGTACTCGTGTTCCGTCTCCAAGTGCAGCTCAACCTCTTGGTATAGAATTTCCTGGCATAACTTACAATGAAGAGGGCCTTCCGAACTGGGTTGGCcatttgatatcaaaatatcGACCAGCTCCTCGCTTCGACGCTTCTGTGGATACAGCCAATCAGGACCCAGAGTATATACGCTCTCCTCTGCTTGTCTATGATTATGCAATAGGAGGACAGACAGTAGAGGGAGTTCGCTCTCAGGTCGAGAATATCTTTCTTCAATCAGATTTAATGTCAACGGTTTCGGAGGACGCTTGGAATGCGTCGAACTCAATTTTCA TAACATGGATTGGAATAAATGATTGCGG TTCTTTCGTGCGTTCCAATACGCAGACTGCAATTGGGAACCTTTTTGCAACTCAACAGAAATTGTACGACGTTGGTGCTCGTAATTTCTTATTTATAGATGTGCCACCCATACATCGAAGTCCTGCGA TTCCCAAACAGGAGGAAAACGAATCAGCGTCCTACTATCAAGTTTGGAACACGACGTTGAGAACGGCGATCGACGAATTTTCTAGAAATCATGATGACGCCTcagtttttcttttttcatcgTATGAAATATTTGAAAATGTTCTCGACAAGCCTAAGGACTTTGGCATCAAACCTAAGGAGGTACGCAAGGCGGGTGGTCAGGTTTGGGTAGATTATCTCCATCCCACGAGCAAGGTGCACGACATACTTGCATCGTCTTTGGCCAACTTCTTGGGACAAATTTAA